The sequence below is a genomic window from Thalassobaculum sp. OXR-137.
CTGGTACAGCGACAGATGCGCCGGCTCCAGCGCGATCGCCCGGGCCAGCTCCGCTTCCCAGGCCGCGAGGTCCTGCTCAGGGCGGGCATAGATCAGGTCGAACGATACGTTGTCGAAATGGGAACGCACGGAGTCCAGGGCCCCCAGCGCCTCGGCCGCCGTGTGCTCGCGGCCGAGGAAGCGCAGCGAGGCGTCGTCCAGCGCCTGCACCCCGAGCGAGACGCGGGTGATCCCGGCCTGCCGGAACGCCGCCATCTTCGCCGCCTCCACCGACGTGGGGTTGGCCTCCAGGGTGATCTCGACGTCGTTGTTGAACCTGAACAGGCCCCGTGCCGCCTCGATCACCGCGGCCGCCGTCTCCGGCTCCATCAGGGACGGCGTGCCGCCGCCGAAGAAGATGCTGGTCAGCCGCCGGGTGCCGTCCGGCCCGCCGCCGACCCGGGGCGCCAGGGTTTCCAGCTCGCGCACGAGCAGGTCGCGCCAGAGGGCGTGGTCGACGCGGTCCGAGACATGGCTGTTGAAGTCGCAATACGGGCATTTCGCCCGGCAGAACGGCCAGTGGACGTAGAGTCCGAGGGGGTCAGTCGTCAGCGGATCCGCCATCGAAGCACCGCGCCACGAGCTGGGCGAAGGCATCGGCCCGGTGGCTCACCGAGTGTTTCCAGTCGGCGTCGCCCTCGCCGAAGGTCTTGGTGTCGCCCTCGGGCACGAACATCGGGTCGTAGCCGAAGCCCTTGCCGCCGCGCGGCGGCCAGACGGCGGTGCCGTGAACATAGCCCTCCACGCTTTCGCAATGGCCGTCCGGCCAGGCGAGTGTCAGCGCGCAGGTAAACCAGGCTCTCGTGTCGTCGGAGCCGCTCTCCACCATCTTGTCGTGGACCAGCGCCATGGCGACCGAGAAATCCTTGGACGGCCCGGCCCAGCGGGCGGAGTAGATCCCCGGATCGCCTCCCAAGGCGGCCACGCAGAACCCGGAATCGTCGGCCAGCGCCGGCTTGCCCGAGGCGGTTGCCGCCGCCAGCGCCTTCAGTTCCGCATTCGCAATGAACGTGGTGCCGGTTTCCTCCGGCTCCGGAAGGCCGAGCTCTCCGGCGGAGACCACGGTCATGCCATAAGGTTCCAGCAGCTCGCCGATCTCGCGGACCTTTCCCGGATTGTGGGTGGCCAGGACCAGGGTCTCGCCGGCGAGCTTGCGGGGCGCCATGGGATCGGCCTCCTCAGCCCACCGCGGCGAGCTGCAGCGAGGCGAGCTCGTCGGTGCCCTTGCGGGCCAGCCGGAGCAGCTCCATGAAGGCCTCTTCCTGGAACGGATCGCCCTCGGCGGTCGCTTGCACTTCCACCAGCCCGCCGCCGGCGGTCAGCACGAAATTGGCGTCGGCGTCGCAGTCGCTGTCCTCGGCGTAATCCAGGTCGAGCACCGGCACGCCCTTGTAGATCCCGCAGGAGATCGCCGTCACCCGGTCGACGAGCGGATCGCTCTTCACCGCGCCGAAGCGCTTCAGGGTGGCGATCGCCTGGTGCAGGGCGACCCAGGAGCCGGTGATCGCCGCGGTGCGCGTGCCGCCATCGGCCTGCAGCACGTCGCAGTCGATGCGGATCTGGCGCTCGCCGAGGGCGGCGAGGTCGGTGACCGCCCGCAGGGAGCGGCCGATCAGGCGCTGGATCTCCTGGGTGCGGCCCGACTGCTTGCCGCGGGCGGCCTCGCGGTCGGTGCGGGTATGGGTGGAGCGGGGCAGCATGCCGTATTCGGCGGTGACCCAGCCCTTGCCGCCGCCCTTGAGCCAGGACGGGACCCGCTCTTCCACGGTGGCGGTGCAGAGCACATGGGTGTCGCCGAAGCGGGCGAGGCAGGATCCCTCGGCGTGCTTGGCGAAGCCGGGTTCCAGAACCACCTTGCGCAGTTCGTCGACGGCGCGGCCGGAAGGCCGGGAGCCGGTCTTGGTCTGGCCGGAGGTCGGAGCGGATGCCATAGGGGGCGCCTTTCGTTGCGGACGGCCAGTGCGGAGGGCCAGGGTCGAAATCTGGGCGGAAGCTAGCGATCCGAGCCTTCGACGTCCAGTGCCGCGGACCGGTGGCGAGGCGGATTGACCGGGTGCATGGCGCTTCCTAGATTTTGGTCTACCATGGCCGGTATGCAGAGAGATTCCTTCGACGGCACGATGATGCCGTCCACCACCCTCGCGCAGCTGAACGAGCGGTCGCGCCGCATCTTCATGCATGTGGTGGATGCCTATGTTGAGACCGGCGAGCCGGTGGGCTCGCGCACCCTGTCCCGCAAGCAGGGCCTGGTGCTGTCGCCTGCCACGATCCGCAATGTGATGGCCGATCTGGAGGAGGCGGGGCTGCTGTTCTCGCCCCATACCTCGGCCGGCCGGCTGCCGACCGATGCCGGTCTGCGCATGTTCGTCGACGGGCTGCTGGAGGTCGGCGGCGATCTCGGCCCGGAGGAGCGGGAGAGCATCGACGGCCAGTGCGCCGCCGCCGGCCGCAGCATGTCGGAGATGCTGGAAGAGGTGTCGTCCACCCTCGCCGGGCTGACCCGCTGCGCCGGGCTGGTGGTCTCGCCCAAGAACGAGGGCTCGCTGCGCCATATCGAGTTCGTGCCCCTGGGCAACCAGCGCGCCCTGGTGGTGCTGGTCAGCGAGACCGGCCTGGTGGAGAACCGGGTGGTGGAACTGCCCGCCGGCCTGCCGCCCTCGGCCCTGGTGGAGGCATCCAACTATCTCAACACGCGCCTCAGCGGCCGGACGCTGAGCGAGGCGATGGCCCGGATCGAGGAGGAGATCGTCCAGCGCAAGGCCGAGCTGGACGACCTGACCTCCCGGGTGGTGCAGGCGGGTCTGGCGACCTGGGGCGGCGGACCCGGCGCTTCCACCCTGATCCTGCGCGGCCAGTCGGCGCTGCTGCACGACGTGACTGCGCTGGAGGACCTGGAGCGCATCCGCGGGCTGTTCGAGCAGCTCGAGGAGAAGGAGAGCACCCTGCGCCTGCTGGAGACCACCGGGGCGGCCGATGGCGTACAGATCTTCATCGGTGCGGAGAACCAGCTGTTCCGCAACACCGGCTGCTCGATGATCATCGCGCCGTATCACGACCAGAAACGCTCGGTCGTGGGGGCGATCGGCGTGATCGGTCCGACCCGGATGAACTACGCCCGGATCATTCCGATGGTGGACTACACCGCGAAGCTGATCGGCCGGCTGCTGGGATAGGCACCTGCGCTTGGGTCAGGCCGACGCCGCCATGGCTTCAACCGCCATCTCTCGCGCCTGGGGCGGTCGGTCAACTGCAGCTACATGATGTCGTGCCTGTGGTATAGCGCCAGGAGCTGGCTATCGCGCCATTTTCTTTGTATTTCAAGTTTAGACAGAAATAACGCTTGCTTGGAGTTGTAATATAATTCGCAGACACCCAATCAAAATCCACAATAAAACTATTTGTAGGGAGATTTGATTGTGATTGTGGAGAAATCTGTTCGGTGTATTCAACTTCTATTCTGCATTCTGGTGTTGCGCATCGCAGATAAGCGATGCTCCCTTGCCGAATGGTGGAACTGCCGGCGGGCACAAATCGAACCGTGTCTGTTGAATTGAAGCT
It includes:
- the hemW gene encoding radical SAM family heme chaperone HemW, with the protein product MADPLTTDPLGLYVHWPFCRAKCPYCDFNSHVSDRVDHALWRDLLVRELETLAPRVGGGPDGTRRLTSIFFGGGTPSLMEPETAAAVIEAARGLFRFNNDVEITLEANPTSVEAAKMAAFRQAGITRVSLGVQALDDASLRFLGREHTAAEALGALDSVRSHFDNVSFDLIYARPEQDLAAWEAELARAIALEPAHLSLYQLTIEPTTPFYARHARGEFALPDDDGAADLYDATQEILGAAGLPAYEVSNHARPGHECRHNLVYWRYQDYLGIGPGAHGRLSTGAPGAPKTGTRIHRAPKIWLERVARDGHALVDDIPIPRDEAVMEAVLMGLRIDEGLTADRFRHLFGAAPTSLFERQALDTLADAGFLEIDGGGIRATAEGRARLDAVTSRLLQHAL
- the rdgB gene encoding RdgB/HAM1 family non-canonical purine NTP pyrophosphatase is translated as MAPRKLAGETLVLATHNPGKVREIGELLEPYGMTVVSAGELGLPEPEETGTTFIANAELKALAAATASGKPALADDSGFCVAALGGDPGIYSARWAGPSKDFSVAMALVHDKMVESGSDDTRAWFTCALTLAWPDGHCESVEGYVHGTAVWPPRGGKGFGYDPMFVPEGDTKTFGEGDADWKHSVSHRADAFAQLVARCFDGGSADD
- the rph gene encoding ribonuclease PH, translating into MASAPTSGQTKTGSRPSGRAVDELRKVVLEPGFAKHAEGSCLARFGDTHVLCTATVEERVPSWLKGGGKGWVTAEYGMLPRSTHTRTDREAARGKQSGRTQEIQRLIGRSLRAVTDLAALGERQIRIDCDVLQADGGTRTAAITGSWVALHQAIATLKRFGAVKSDPLVDRVTAISCGIYKGVPVLDLDYAEDSDCDADANFVLTAGGGLVEVQATAEGDPFQEEAFMELLRLARKGTDELASLQLAAVG
- the hrcA gene encoding heat-inducible transcriptional repressor HrcA, producing the protein MQRDSFDGTMMPSTTLAQLNERSRRIFMHVVDAYVETGEPVGSRTLSRKQGLVLSPATIRNVMADLEEAGLLFSPHTSAGRLPTDAGLRMFVDGLLEVGGDLGPEERESIDGQCAAAGRSMSEMLEEVSSTLAGLTRCAGLVVSPKNEGSLRHIEFVPLGNQRALVVLVSETGLVENRVVELPAGLPPSALVEASNYLNTRLSGRTLSEAMARIEEEIVQRKAELDDLTSRVVQAGLATWGGGPGASTLILRGQSALLHDVTALEDLERIRGLFEQLEEKESTLRLLETTGAADGVQIFIGAENQLFRNTGCSMIIAPYHDQKRSVVGAIGVIGPTRMNYARIIPMVDYTAKLIGRLLG